The proteins below come from a single Candidatus Bathyarchaeota archaeon genomic window:
- a CDS encoding AAA family ATPase, which translates to MLEVSRAFGLGWLGRGFTVFKGFRLEWVDPAVIYVTGESGGGKTTLLKAFKRLYGSEAISMDEVEVDEDEVLCEAIGRDTKEALYYLSMAGLAEAYLFIRSYGELSAGQRYRYRLAKMFYKAVREGMKAVIVDEFCSLLDRTTARVVAYLTQKLSRRLGLTLVAASSHTDIAEDLNPDILVVKPFLQPPVVEHRDVTPKPFSLSNLVRIVEGRFRDYFKLERFHYKGFRPAYPAKVFKALYSRETIGVIVYSHAPIACRCRRMVFGSNLWDYVKSGRLLAISRVVVHPKWRGVGLGVRLVRETLPRCGADVVETMAAMAVYNPFFEKAGMRLGCSYTVEYDEALRRLDGLLNRYGFDPKLRTSWRMLYDWLEKLDSEKLEEFKRNLSKLRLPRVNRKTIELRNRLKTGCHVGLHSLATYLFSYPSPGMKYNYYYWLNPRVERLLQPRRVAA; encoded by the coding sequence GTGCTTGAGGTTTCCAGGGCCTTCGGTCTCGGATGGCTAGGTAGAGGCTTCACGGTCTTCAAGGGCTTTAGGCTTGAATGGGTGGACCCGGCTGTGATCTACGTGACGGGTGAATCTGGGGGAGGTAAAACCACGCTTCTCAAGGCGTTTAAGAGGCTTTACGGATCCGAGGCGATCAGCATGGACGAGGTGGAGGTCGACGAGGACGAGGTCTTATGCGAGGCGATAGGGAGAGACACGAAGGAGGCGCTCTACTACCTCAGCATGGCAGGGTTGGCCGAGGCATACCTTTTCATACGGAGCTACGGGGAGCTGAGCGCCGGGCAGAGATACCGCTACAGGCTGGCTAAGATGTTCTACAAAGCGGTCAGGGAGGGGATGAAAGCCGTGATAGTCGACGAATTCTGCAGCCTCCTAGACAGGACGACCGCCAGGGTGGTGGCCTACCTAACCCAGAAGCTCTCCCGCCGGTTAGGACTAACCCTGGTGGCGGCCTCAAGCCACACGGATATAGCCGAGGACCTAAACCCAGACATATTGGTCGTTAAACCTTTCCTACAGCCTCCGGTCGTCGAGCACAGAGACGTGACACCTAAACCTTTCTCCCTCTCAAACCTAGTCAGGATAGTCGAGGGGAGGTTCAGAGACTACTTCAAGCTCGAAAGGTTCCACTATAAAGGTTTCAGACCCGCCTATCCGGCTAAGGTTTTCAAAGCCCTCTACAGTCGAGAGACGATAGGGGTGATCGTCTACTCCCACGCTCCCATAGCGTGTAGGTGCAGACGTATGGTCTTCGGCTCAAACCTGTGGGATTACGTCAAATCCGGTAGGCTCCTAGCGATATCGAGGGTCGTAGTTCACCCTAAGTGGCGTGGGGTCGGACTAGGCGTTAGGCTTGTGAGGGAAACCCTACCCCGCTGCGGCGCCGACGTCGTAGAGACCATGGCCGCTATGGCCGTATACAACCCCTTCTTCGAAAAGGCGGGGATGCGTCTAGGCTGTAGCTACACGGTCGAATATGACGAGGCTCTTAGAAGACTCGACGGGCTCTTAAACAGGTACGGGTTTGACCCAAAGCTTAGAACAAGCTGGAGAATGCTCTACGACTGGCTTGAAAAGCTAGACAGCGAAAAGCTCGAGGAGTTTAAGAGAAATCTATCGAAGCTTAGACTGCCCAGGGTGAACAGGAAGACCATAGAGCTGAGGAACAGGCTCAAAACCGGCTGTCATGTCGGCCTCCATAGTCTAGCGACATATCTGTTCAGCTACCCGTCGCCCGGTATGAAGTACAACTACTACTATTGGCTGAACCCGAGGGTCGAGCGGCTTCTCCAGCCCCGTAGAGTTGCCGCTTAA
- a CDS encoding phage major capsid protein: protein MLTVVAVKLRLVEDILEAVSQKPVLRIKGVALKAGVSRNLNVYVEEELKRAAETLRGKPVYYEHVSADRAVGKVVDAWWDEEQKAIMYLAEIYDEETADKIRLGLIRKVSVALDYEVIEPVDGKLPKGIEFRELSLVAVPGVPETSIEVVERLSKPVEEGAVGYRKYPLADEDREWDAEAARMRIRRWASSDGSGDRDKVDWRRYRQAFAWFDESDPESFDSYKLPHHDVVDGRLVTVWRGVVAAMASLLGARGGVDIPAEDRRAVYSHLAAHYQDFGREPPRFEESLSRLGAMTPEPQPQGVEPSSAGDLREEVKGNMSSKVDYETEPKGIVEESKDPLAEGRRRFLESLKRGVLREQWEAPLSYPEKPSARISSFIRRSSILSGKPGETVNIPYVAPFEMDVLSEVGGSLTPKTNLYGTVQASIKEAAAYTEIPYADIEKLSEDLLSELEARFSDAALRAVDRYILDTLIADDTIPELDKSGESVSFDAGWIIDAIGKLEQNGKAVDPGSCLLVVSPGMYENLLKGLVENQALVYARPDVAREGRVVELFGVRVAVSGYMPEWDTTNHYLSAYLIHRDAMVFAPKRQLLIETERDTVSRKVKLTGSLTFAVAIVDKNAIVEIKTPATV from the coding sequence ATGCTCACGGTGGTCGCCGTGAAGCTCAGACTGGTGGAAGACATCCTAGAGGCGGTCTCCCAGAAGCCTGTCCTGAGGATTAAGGGAGTAGCCCTCAAAGCCGGAGTTTCCAGAAACCTGAACGTCTACGTCGAGGAGGAGCTTAAAAGGGCGGCTGAAACCCTCAGGGGTAAGCCTGTCTACTACGAACACGTCTCGGCCGACAGAGCGGTCGGAAAGGTCGTAGACGCGTGGTGGGACGAGGAGCAGAAGGCCATCATGTACCTCGCGGAGATATACGACGAGGAGACCGCGGATAAGATAAGGCTCGGCCTGATAAGGAAGGTCTCGGTAGCCCTAGACTACGAGGTTATCGAACCGGTCGACGGAAAACTTCCCAAGGGGATCGAGTTCAGGGAGCTCTCTCTGGTAGCGGTTCCAGGTGTTCCAGAGACATCGATCGAGGTCGTCGAGCGGCTCTCGAAGCCCGTAGAGGAGGGTGCTGTAGGCTACAGGAAGTACCCGTTAGCCGACGAGGATAGGGAGTGGGACGCTGAAGCCGCTAGGATGCGTATACGTAGATGGGCTAGCTCAGACGGGTCAGGGGACAGGGACAAGGTCGACTGGCGGAGGTATAGACAGGCCTTCGCCTGGTTCGACGAATCCGACCCAGAGTCGTTCGATTCATACAAGCTACCGCACCACGACGTCGTCGACGGCCGGCTCGTAACGGTTTGGCGTGGAGTCGTAGCCGCCATGGCCTCCCTACTCGGAGCTAGAGGCGGAGTCGACATACCCGCCGAAGACCGAAGAGCGGTATACAGCCACCTCGCAGCCCACTACCAAGACTTCGGCAGGGAGCCGCCTAGGTTCGAAGAGTCTCTATCCCGGCTCGGAGCGATGACCCCTGAACCCCAGCCTCAGGGTGTCGAGCCTTCAAGCGCTGGGGACCTTAGAGAGGAGGTAAAGGGAAACATGTCTAGTAAGGTGGATTATGAGACGGAGCCTAAGGGTATAGTGGAGGAGTCTAAAGACCCCTTAGCCGAGGGTAGGCGAAGGTTTCTCGAATCGCTTAAGAGAGGGGTCTTAAGGGAGCAGTGGGAGGCGCCGTTGAGCTATCCGGAGAAGCCTTCGGCTAGGATATCGAGCTTCATAAGGCGCTCAAGCATCCTATCTGGAAAGCCCGGTGAGACGGTTAACATACCCTACGTCGCGCCGTTCGAGATGGATGTCCTCTCCGAGGTCGGCGGCTCGTTGACGCCTAAGACGAACCTCTACGGGACGGTTCAGGCGAGCATAAAGGAGGCAGCCGCCTACACGGAGATACCGTACGCAGACATCGAGAAGCTCAGCGAAGACCTGCTCTCTGAGCTTGAGGCCAGGTTCAGCGACGCGGCTCTAAGGGCGGTCGACAGATACATACTCGACACGCTGATCGCAGACGACACCATACCTGAGCTCGACAAGTCCGGTGAATCCGTGAGCTTCGACGCCGGATGGATAATAGACGCCATAGGCAAGCTGGAGCAGAACGGGAAAGCCGTGGACCCCGGAAGCTGTCTACTCGTGGTCTCTCCGGGAATGTATGAAAACCTACTTAAAGGCTTGGTCGAGAATCAAGCCCTCGTATACGCCAGGCCGGACGTGGCTAGGGAGGGTAGAGTGGTTGAGCTCTTCGGCGTGAGGGTCGCCGTATCAGGCTACATGCCTGAGTGGGACACGACCAACCACTACCTCAGCGCCTACCTCATCCATAGAGATGCCATGGTCTTCGCGCCGAAGAGGCAGCTCCTCATCGAGACCGAACGCGACACGGTGAGCAGGAAGGTCAAACTAACCGGTTCCCTGACGTTCGCCGTAGCCATAGTCGACAAGAACGCGATAGTGGAGATAAAGACCCCTGCAACCGTCTAA
- a CDS encoding phage portal protein codes for MSLIGRLWEKLRETAAPKGIVQTALSIFRYEARKGASLEELEKYYLTDPVAHAAVDLYVELTVGGGYYTTAEDQRAKELVDGFAETVNMDELLREAVRNMLIYGDAYVEKVYRKPDGRLVGLNLLPSKTVRVERDRHGRVLRFVQRDGATSVSFKPEEILHLKHNPVGNSAYGTSMLTPVLGFLKAKRKAVENMEKILSRYAAPKVIWRAPNRNALQQLQAVLETLRPDEDIILTGEVDFKPLTVDPRARFEFFYEYLDRQVFEGLQAPLLSWLRNATEASARTMLETVERRVMGIQRYLKRKVEAEVFKPLVETEGLKEVPRLNWGSPKSRLEDVSLADVGGLVKSGILDPSEARRWLAKLGFPLEV; via the coding sequence ATGAGCCTTATCGGTAGACTCTGGGAGAAGCTGAGGGAGACGGCGGCTCCGAAGGGAATAGTCCAAACAGCCCTATCGATATTCAGATACGAAGCCAGGAAAGGGGCTAGCCTAGAGGAGCTTGAGAAGTACTACTTAACCGACCCGGTAGCCCACGCGGCCGTCGACCTCTACGTCGAGCTGACGGTGGGGGGAGGATACTACACGACGGCTGAAGACCAGAGGGCTAAGGAGCTCGTCGACGGGTTCGCGGAAACGGTGAACATGGATGAATTGCTTAGGGAGGCGGTGAGGAATATGCTCATCTACGGAGACGCCTACGTCGAGAAGGTCTATCGTAAACCCGACGGGCGGCTCGTAGGGCTGAACCTGTTGCCTTCTAAAACCGTGAGGGTCGAGAGGGATAGGCATGGAAGAGTCCTACGCTTCGTCCAAAGGGATGGAGCCACGAGCGTGAGCTTCAAGCCTGAGGAGATCCTCCACCTGAAGCATAACCCCGTCGGGAACTCCGCCTACGGAACCAGCATGCTGACACCCGTCCTAGGTTTCCTCAAAGCCAAGAGAAAGGCGGTCGAGAACATGGAGAAGATCCTTTCTAGGTATGCGGCGCCCAAGGTAATATGGAGGGCTCCGAATAGAAACGCCCTCCAGCAGCTTCAAGCAGTTCTCGAAACCCTGAGACCCGACGAGGATATAATACTCACAGGCGAGGTAGACTTCAAACCGTTGACCGTCGACCCGCGTGCGAGGTTCGAGTTCTTCTACGAATACCTGGACAGACAGGTGTTCGAGGGTCTTCAAGCCCCGCTTCTAAGCTGGCTACGTAACGCAACCGAGGCTTCGGCCAGGACCATGCTCGAAACGGTCGAGCGGAGGGTCATGGGGATCCAAAGGTATCTGAAGCGTAAGGTAGAGGCCGAGGTATTTAAGCCCCTCGTAGAGACCGAGGGGTTGAAAGAGGTTCCTAGGCTCAACTGGGGGTCTCCTAAGTCTAGGCTCGAGGACGTATCTCTAGCCGACGTAGGCGGTCTGGTTAAAAGCGGAATACTCGACCCCTCGGAGGCTAGGCGTTGGCTCGCTAAGCTCGGGTTCCCCCTAGAGGTCTAG